GCTTCCCCGTGGCACTCACTCTGTTCGGATTTGGGGCGTTCGGCGTCGGGGTTTTCCCGGGCAATATCACTCCCTGGCATGGGTTGTTTGCCTTGCTTACCTTCTTCACCGGCGGCATTACTGTCGTGCTCTCCTCGCAAGTCGTGACCGGACCGTTCTCCGTTCTCTGTTGGCTCTTCGGCGGTATCTCCCTGCTCACGCTGACCAGTGTCTTCGTCTACGGGCTGGTTATCGGTGCCCCGCATCCACTCGCATTTCTCGGCTCCGGTGGCATCGAGCGCTGGGTGGCGTATCCGCTCATCATCTGGGTACTCGCTTTCGGTGGCTATCTGTTGGCAAGCCCGATCGCAACTGGCGAACTTTCTACGGAGTGAACTCGTGTTTCCCTGGTAAATAGTCCTCAAAGAGTAACGCTTTGTATCGTGCGACGGATTCAGGCGAACTACCGAATGAATCCGACTCGGTCGCAACTTCTCTCTCAGTTACGCCGCATGGACGAATACGACTTCGAGGAGTTGGTCGCTGACATCTGGGCGGAACGGGGCTGGCAGACAACCGTGACAACGGGCTCTAGCGACCGGGGGATCGACGTGATCGCCCGGAAACAGAGCCCGTTCAGGCAAAAACAGCTCATTCAAGCGAAGCGGTACGCCGCCGACAACAAGATCGGGAGTCCCGACATTCAGCAGTACAGCAGTCTCAAACGGCAGGAAGACGACGTCGATGCAGTCATCGTCATCACCACGAGTTCGTTTACGTCCCAGGCCGAGCGGACAGCGAACGACCTGAACGTGAAACTCATCGATGGCCCGGATCTCGCGGACGTGATTGCTGACCTCGATTCCGACGGGATCGTGTCTGCGTACTTTGGCGATCAGACGAAGACACCCCGTTCGAGTAGTGCCACTACGACAGACAAGTCTGAGGGGTCGTCCACAGACCAGAATTCACGCGCATCGCGGTCGGCCACTAGTAGCACGGACGCTACGGGAAGTAGTACATCGGCCGATCCGTCGGCGTTGCCCGACCGATTCGAGAAGGACGAACGGACGACCAAATTAGGAAAGAGCTGTCCGTACTGCAGCAGTTATAGATCGATCTGGAAGGGGAAAACCGCGAACACGGATCCACTGCTCGTCTGTGAAGACTGCGGGACGAAGTGGGTGAAGAAGACGGGGATCATCGCCTCGACGAAGTGGAATGCACTCGGCAAAGACGAGAAAAAGACGGCCTCGGAGTGGAAGAGCTGACTTTCCCTATCTTATCGAGGACAACGTAGAAGCCTCTCGAGGCCGATCTTTGCAATATGGGGTTCACAGCGTATTACGACGATCACGAGGAACTTGTCCAAACCGGTCTCGCGGTTGTGTTGGCGATTGTCGCGATCAGTTCCTTCCGGAAGGGGAAGCGATTGCGCGGGTTACTGGCGGGGCTCGGTGCTATCGGCGTCAGCTATCGGATGCAGGGCGAGTCCGAGACGTTGGGGGAGACTTTCGATATCAGTTCCTCCGAGACTGGTTCTCCGGGTGACGAATCCGGGGAAGGCGAATTGACCTGTGCTGCCTGTGGTGAACCGATCCACGTGGGGCAAGGGCGGGGTCCAAACGAGAACGACGAAATCGTCCACGATACCTGCAAGCAACCGTCTGAATAATTGATCCCATCCGACTCTGACCCGGGGCTTGGACAAGACAGGACTATCGAACGCCCGTCTCTCAGACTTCCCACTTTATCGCCGTCTCATCCGACCTAATATGCAGAATCACCTTATTACCGCCTTCGAGAAAATTCTCGTCTATGGAGATATCGCTGGACGCCGCTTCTGTGTCGTCGACGTGGACTTCGAAGTGATAGTTTCCAGGGTCGGATATGCCCGTGTCGACGGTCACATCCTCGTCAGGTTCTAAGACGTCGGAAAACACCTCTTCCGAATCCACCAATACCTTCACTTTGGCATCATTCGACCGGCTTTGATCCACTAACAGTTCAACGTGATTTCCAGAGCTAGTCTTAGCTGTCTCACCAGCCGTTCCGCTATCATCAAACAAACAACCGGATAGAGCCGTTGCCCCCACCACACTGGCCCCAATGAAGCTCCGTCGATTCACATCATGGCTTGACAGGGTCGAATTAAATTCTTTCTGTGTGATTCCGTCCATTACAAAATTCGATCTGGGCCTCTCGGAGTACTCGTCTGTCTTGGTGTTTGACCGGACTAGCCACTCAGTCATCACTTCTGTTGGTTCCTTCCTCGTTTTCTAGCACGGAGTACTGCACCGTCAAAATGTAGTAGAGGACACTTACGATCAAGCCACCGATGACCGACAGAAGCCAAACCTGAACTCAAGATCCGGGGTCATGAATGACGCCATCCGACATGATGATCGTATCGGTAGTATTGTGGAACGGAGCAACCATCGTTTCGGAAGAAACGGAAACACCCCCATTCCGTTTATGTCGCCCGACACGGATGACGGAGGTATGATACAGGATGCTCGGGTTCTCCAGCAGGAGTTCATCCCCAAGGAGATCGAGCACCGCCACGCCGAGATGAACCGGCTCTCGGACGCGCTCCGGCCGATCCTGGACGGCCAGCAACCGGACAACGTCTTTATCTTCGGCCCCACTGGAGCGGGCAAGACCTGTGTCGCACGATACTCGCTGGAGAAACTGCGCGAAGAACTGCTGGATATCCAGTACCAGTACATCAACTGCTGGCAGGACTACAACCGCTTTCGCGTACTCTATCGGATGCTCGAAGGCATCGACAGCACGCTCGACATTCACCGGCAGAGCACGCCACGGGACGAACTGTTCGAGCGCCTCCGGGAGTACGACGACATGCCGTACGTGGTCATTCTCGACGAGGTCGACCAACTCGAAGATATGGACGTCCTCTACGACCTCTACACGCTCCGGAACATCACGATGATCATGATCGCAAACGAGGAACTGGAGCTGTTCGCCGGCATGGACCAGCGGGTGAACAGCCGCCTCCAGAGCAGCCACCGGCTCCAGTTCGACGCCTACTCGAACGACGAACTGGTCGGGATCCTCAGCGACCGCGTGGAG
The Halostella litorea DNA segment above includes these coding regions:
- a CDS encoding restriction endonuclease; translation: MDEYDFEELVADIWAERGWQTTVTTGSSDRGIDVIARKQSPFRQKQLIQAKRYAADNKIGSPDIQQYSSLKRQEDDVDAVIVITTSSFTSQAERTANDLNVKLIDGPDLADVIADLDSDGIVSAYFGDQTKTPRSSSATTTDKSEGSSTDQNSRASRSATSSTDATGSSTSADPSALPDRFEKDERTTKLGKSCPYCSSYRSIWKGKTANTDPLLVCEDCGTKWVKKTGIIASTKWNALGKDEKKTASEWKS
- a CDS encoding Cdc6/Cdc18 family protein → MIQDARVLQQEFIPKEIEHRHAEMNRLSDALRPILDGQQPDNVFIFGPTGAGKTCVARYSLEKLREELLDIQYQYINCWQDYNRFRVLYRMLEGIDSTLDIHRQSTPRDELFERLREYDDMPYVVILDEVDQLEDMDVLYDLYTLRNITMIMIANEELELFAGMDQRVNSRLQSSHRLQFDAYSNDELVGILSDRVEWGFTHDAISTRQLETIADAAAGDARVAIGILRSAARQAEQDGADSIADTTITQAIPAARSELHQQNIEKLNEHQQTVYDIVADAEVITPGELYDRYEGAVSDPKTKRTVRNYLQKMVHYDLIESEGEKRGREYRLNTQ
- a CDS encoding DUF998 domain-containing protein, whose translation is MSIAVGLEYRQMNSLDSGPSAPARNRNATIAGVCMVLAGFIAFMGITTAEVLYPEYSTRQDISDLGSTIPPNPIIHEPSATIFNTTMLVTGGLLLIGAFFSYRFVDGRSFPVALTLFGFGAFGVGVFPGNITPWHGLFALLTFFTGGITVVLSSQVVTGPFSVLCWLFGGISLLTLTSVFVYGLVIGAPHPLAFLGSGGIERWVAYPLIIWVLAFGGYLLASPIATGELSTE
- a CDS encoding DUF2892 domain-containing protein yields the protein MGFTAYYDDHEELVQTGLAVVLAIVAISSFRKGKRLRGLLAGLGAIGVSYRMQGESETLGETFDISSSETGSPGDESGEGELTCAACGEPIHVGQGRGPNENDEIVHDTCKQPSE